In the Sorghum bicolor cultivar BTx623 chromosome 4, Sorghum_bicolor_NCBIv3, whole genome shotgun sequence genome, AGCCAGCCACAGGGGCAGCCGGCGCCGGGAGCTgacttcctcttcttcttcttcttccaagAGAGAGACAGTGATCGATGTGCCGTCCGTTCTTGTAGATGAAACAGAATCAAGGGAAGGGAATAGACTATAGAAGAGATCATCTGATGATCTGCCATTCTAATGCATCCATCAGCTagtgtcatcatcatcaccatgatactAGTAGTAGTTCTAGCATCGGTAGTCAGTCCTGACCAGTACAGAGCTTGATCCATCAACCTTCAAGCAGTTCTTCCTCACTGATCAGAACAGCAACATCTTTGCatttttgttctttttttctGCTCTTTTTTTAGGTATGGTTGGGACTTTGTATCTCTTTACCTTAGGTGCCTGTTTTTTCTTTGCATTTGTGTATAGAAAGTGGTAGATGATGAACCAACAAAAGGAGtgagtgaaaaaaaaaactaaaggtGTGCTTGGGTGGCTCTTCTTGCATCTTCCTTTCCCTGCTCAACAACTTTTCTTCCTGcatgtagctagcttcttcctgtgtaaacttcaagagagatGAGAACCCTTTAGTGGCAATTTTAATCACTTTCGTTGTTCTCAGGAATGAAACCTCCATCTATCTTTGCCCTTTTGATGGTTCCTTGCCACTCTCTTGATGGATGGATCTGTTTGTTTTGTTTGTGTGGTGTGTGTGTGGATGGGGCTCGGTGCTTTGGCAGCCAGCAGGAGTGGAGGATCGGAAAAGGTCAAGGGGTTTAGTGTTATTTTTTCTCTTGGTTTTGTTTGTATCTCCTCTGACTTTTTTGAGGGGAGGACAGAGGGGGGTGCTGTGTTCCCATGGATTCCATGAGAGCTTTGGAGGGAGAGAGGTCAAGGAAAAGTTGGAGAGATATTGTTAGGACCACCCACAGGCCACATGAATAAACCTACTCCATACACAGTGTCACACACTAGCACAAGCTACCGAGTGGGGCTGGAATCTTAATGATTGGAAATGCGAACTATAAGTGAAATGCCTGCAAAATCATTTGCAGCCTGTGTGAAACGCCTTTTAATGTGCTTAgcccttgtttagatcaaaaaatttttggattttgacactatatcacttttgtttttatttgataaacattatctaatcatagaaatttatctcgtaatttacaggcaaactgtacaattagttcttgttttttatctatatttaatacttcatacatgtgccgcaagattcgatgtgacggagaatcttgaaaatttttttagtttttgaggtgaactaaacaagtcctataGAATAGCTAGATCCTTGTTCCTCGAATCAGCAATATTTTCGAATCTTTGATATATAAATTTGTGTTTTTTAAAAGAAATGCTTAATCATCTGTTTAATTTTGCCATTTGCTCCATtcatttaaggccttgtttagttcccaaaatttttaagTTTGTAGTActctagcactttcatttttatttgacaattattgtctaatcatggactaactagactcaaaagattcatctcgtgatttattgacaaactgtgtaattaatttttatttttgactatatttaatgtcctatgcatatgtcgcaagattcaatgtgatgagaaatttgaaaagttttggattttggggtgaactaaataaggccataAGTTTGCTGGCACATCGACTTCTTATGTTTTCATTGTTTTTGTATTACATATCCTAAGTGTGCTCAACACACTGCAAAATTGTACTACTATGATTTGTATGGAGAAATTTGTGATTATAGAACTTCAATCATGTGGGTTTCGTTATAATAGGACTCTAAATATTTGTTTCGCTAAAACGACTCCCGAATCATTAATGCTTTGCTATTATAATATTTGAGACTTAAATTGGCTGTTTTGCACTCAAATATCTTCCAAACTTGAAATATTTTCAATCAATGGCCATATTGCCCCTGGGGGCTAATAAACAGTCTGCTGCTAGCATCTGGTCGACTGCTGCTGCATGCCTGGCCGCCTGCTGCTAGCGATGGCCGATCGGCTGTCGCGCCACAACCAGGTGATTCTGGTGAAGGCGGAACAGTCCGCGGCGCGTAGGCTGCGCGAGAAGGCGTCGGAAGCGGAGCGcgaggcgcggcgcggcgcggcacgGCGCCGAGCTGGAGGAGCATCTCGCGTGCCCCTGCGGCGAGGCGGCGATGTGGCAGGCCAAGGCGCTGTCGGAGCAGGCTGCCGCGGTCACCCTGCACGCAGCTCCAACACGCCGTGGCCGCGGCACTGGCGTCGGTcgaggagctcgccgtcgtcgGCGACGCCGGCCTGGCGGAGTCCTCGTCGTCAGCGTCCGTGGACTCTTGCCGCCGCACCATGGGTCCGGGGACGTCGTCGGACTCCGCGTGCCTCGGCTGCCGCCTCAGGCCGGCCTCCGTCGTGCTCCTCCCCTACTGGCACCTCTCCCTCTGCGGCGAGTGCTTCGCCGCGGGCGACGCGGACGCCGCTGCCATGGCGTGCCCCGTGTGCCTGTGCGTGCAGACGAGCAGCGTCGAGGCCATCCTCTGCTGAGCAGAGCTTTCCCCGCCTCATCATCCAGGTCAGGCATGCAGCAGCAGCCGACGCTAGCAGCAGGCTATTTATTAGCTCCTAAGGGCAATATGGCCATTAATTAAAAAtatttcaagtttggatgagatTTGAGTACGAAACGTTCAATTTAAGTCCCAAATGTTATAATAGCAAAGCGTTAACGATTCGGAAGTCATTTTAGCGAAGCAAATGTTTAGAGTCATATTATAACGAAACTCATACGATTGAAGTCCTATAATCACAAATTTCTTATTTGGATTATGTTATTGAAGTTCTTTCTCATCGCTATTAAGAATCCTTTTTTTAAATGTAACATTGCttcttttttagaaaatactTGGTAGAGAAAATTACAGAACAATCTTTTAGAATATGTCGCATCTCAAAAATTCTATTTTAGAATATGAATAACaaaattaattattaaatatgtttttctaaaaaatttcaagGTTTAGTTAGATCGTTGACAATCTGAACAGTGAAAATTTGATTTTCTAaaaatataatttattttattttttttcttttcaaatgaccttgtttTGGTTTTTCTTTGGCTTTTGGTTAGTTGAGTGAgtgttacttttttttttttgcttttcatCCCACTACAAAGGTTTTTACCCTAACTCAAACATTTTATTTGCAACGCTATAAATTTAGTCGCCTTAACTGTAACAAGTACCATAACAATTGGTTGAGATACATGGCACTTATTGTATCTAAACTGTACAGTTGTGTTAATCCTAATCTCcagaagggtcgagatggcggactagaaggagataaatagtcctttctaaaactgaTCGCACCGGTTATGCCAAACttatgcggaattaaaactatcggtctagctaaGACTCCACCCCTTTATATTGTAAAatagacattgtagcacttcgtttgtatttgacaaatattatctaatcatcgACTAAATAGTCTCAAAAAAAATCGTCTCGCaagttacagacaaactgtgcaattagttatagaCACATCGAATCCTGCAACACAtactcgatgtgacgggaaatctaaaaattttgcaaactttctcatggccttgtttagttttattttttttacaaaattgaCACTATAGCACCTTCGTTTctatttggcaaatattgtctaatcatatactaactaggctcaaaagattcgtctcgcaaattacagataagctatataattagttattttttaatctatatttaatgttctatgcatgtgccgtaagattcgatgtgacggagaatctaaaaaattttacaaaattttttttgggaactaagaccttatttagttccaaattttttggcaaaataggtactgtagcacttttgtttgtattttacaaatattgtccgatcatggactaactaaggttaaaagattcgtctcgtaaattctaggcaaattgtataattagttattattttatctatatttaatattctatgtatggttgtaagatttgatgtgacggaaatttgaaaaattttacaattttttttttgaactaaacaatgcctaaacCAGGCCTGATTCAAAATTCCTGAGGAGCCGACATCAATttcgaaaagagaaaaaaaaaacttgttggCATTTGCAGGGCATGTTTGGTATTAGCAGATGTCGGCGATTTGGCTGCGTACGCCTTGTCATTTGCGGTTGCCGCCGAGAGAAGTTTTTGTCCTCGTACTACTCGTAcaactagagagagagaggtgtagTGGACCCTGCAGTTCCAAAGGTCAACACGGTTTGGGTTCGAGGCGGCCCGGGCCCGGGCGGGCGAGGGACGGAGTGAGGCCATGGGCCATGCCATGGCCCATGTGGACATGTGTGGTGTTGGGGCGGGCTGGACTGAAGCATCCATCCCGTCATGAATAAATGCATCCTTGTCTGAGTGTTGCTGCTCCCCTGCGTGCGTGACAGTCGAGAGAGACGGAGGCAATGACAGCACTTATcgcagtaataataataataatcataAACTACTGCTGCTGCAAGTGCAGTCAGCTGCCACTAATTAAAGTCGGAGAAAATTTCGTGTCACGATTCTTTGTGAGCTATCGAAAAAATTTAACAGATTTTACCGTCATTGCTCTAAACTTTTTTTTATCCTCTAGGCCACTGTCGTTAGATTAGGCTCTAACGGTGTCAAACAACGGAGGTGAAAAGTCAAAATATCCTTAGGTGTAAATATGCTGCGGTTTTATATTGTTAGAGCCTCATCTAACATCAGTGGCTTAGAGAGAAAATTTTTTTAAAGTAGTAACGTTGAAGTCCTTTGAACTTTTTCAGTGCCAACAAATCACGATTTGGTGAGTGGTCAATTGCCGCCTGGTTCGTTACCTCTAATAACGCTGGCTTAACCGcagtaaaaaaaagagagagaggaagaggtTACTGTACTACTGCCGGGCGGCGGGTGCCACATGGGATCGGGGGAGTTCTGGGCGTAGGGTTGGCATGCCGGCGGCGGTCGCGGTGCTCTAGAAGACTGACACATGCACAGAGACCGGAGCCCGAGCGAGCGAGGGCGCATAcggaaaaaaaactaaaactttACAAAATTCTCAGTCACATAGAATTTTATGACACGTGtacgaaacattaaatataaataaaaaagataactaattgtgcagtttaactgtaaatcacgagacaaatcttttaagcctagttgcttcatgattggataatgtttgttaaataaggccatcctcaatgggagtttcatgtcacagtttccaacacatcaatattttgaaaacagtgcataggagtttcatggggatacccatgaaactcttatcatctctcttcattaatatagcgccacatcagcatatttaatgtgcatgaaactctaatgaaacccctattgagactggcctaaaaacgaaagtgctacagtgtcaaaatctaaaaactttttgggtcttgtttagttcccaaaaaattttgcaaaattttccagattctctgtcacatcgaatctttaaacacatgcatgaagtattaaatataggcaaaaataaaaactaattacacagtttgatcgaaattgacgagacgaatcttttgagcctagttagttcatgattggacaatatttgtcaaatacaaacgaaaaaactacagtatcgattttgcaaaatatttttgaactaaacaaggccttgatctaaacaaaggcCAGATGGACGCTGGCCGTGTCCGCCGGGGCCGGGGGCGCTCCAAATTCCGAGGCCCTCACTGCTCCAGTATACTTCCGTTGCCTCGTTGGTCGTTCCACATGGCCGATCGGACAGAAACTGCCCGTCTCAgatacatttttttttaaaaaaaatacttcTAGCATGGCACTGGTCCCACTGGCAGGCGAGCCATCTGAGCCCTACTACTGCTACTACTAGAGTCTCCTCTGGCAGTGCATTATTGGCGTGGCCTACCTCGGCTAATTAACAAGCTTATAACCCCGTTCCGAGCGTACGTGTCTCACAgggtccaagacaattaattacatattatttatagtattttgttgatgtggcagcatatttattaaagaaagaggtagaaaaaataagactccaaatcTTAAGTCTACATtattcgagataataaataactttagactctatgatagagtctgtattgtgagtgccctaatccCCCTCTCACCACGCACGCACATTTGACAGTAACACAAACCCGTGGCAATCTCGCTCAAACAACAACAGGCGTCGACCCAATGTTTGCCAGCTCTTTCCGCGATTGCTAGtcaaacttaggccttgttcagttcgcaaaaaatggtgaaaaacggcactgtagcactttcgtttttatttgacaaacattgtccgattatagagtaactagactcaaaagattcatctcgcggtttacagatgaactgtgcaaatagtttttgttttcatctatatttaatgctccatgcatgtgccgcaagatttaatgtgacggagaatcttgaaaaattttgcgaactaaacaaggccttacgcgTTGTACGTACGGAGTAGGAGTAGGTACACGTGAAAGCGTGCATGCAGGTCGGTCTGCAGAGGAGGGGTGGACGACGGGAAATAATTAAAAGGTGCACCCGTGCACGGCTCCGCTCGATCACCAGCGCAGTAAGCAGTACTACTACTAGTAGCTTTTTTTTTCCCTTGCAAAAGTGCGATGCCAGCCACCACTTCAcatgattattattattattattattgatcCATGTTACGATTCCATGAGTTCCCTTTTCATCTTAACCTTTCCTGATTTCGATTCCAtgagtgaggccttgtttacttcactccgaaaaacaaaaagttttcaagattcttcgtcacatcaaatcttgtgacacatacataaaacattaaaattATCGACCAGCTCTGCTTCCTTCGTTCGCGGGACCTCTGTACTAAGTAGTACTTCGGTTGGCGAGAAGGTTGGACAGGTGCCACATCAGGATATTGCTTTTTTTCTACAATAATTCAATTATGAATTCAGCGTGAGAATAATAATGCTTCCAGGCCTATTTATTGGTCtaaaaagtcatggctgaaaattttgttcgctgatttattgtgaaagaaaaatgTTGTTGGCTAGCACAAAAAGTACCGCTTATAAGTATACCTGGGCACCGGGCCGGCCCGGCACGTTGCCTAACGGGCCGAGGGGGCACGTCGTGCCCTGCGGGCCGTGCCTTACCGGCCTGCGGGCCTGACCTCCGGCCCAGGCACGGGCCCGCGGGCCTTTTTGTGTACCGGGCGGGCCCGTCAGGCCGGGCTAGCCCATAGCCCGTTGAACAATAACATATCAATAAACACAGATTTAAaagcatatttcaaacacattcATCAATTCATCACTTCATCAGTATAAAGAACACATTCAAATACATATGACTGATGTAGAGAATAGATTTAGATATCAAAATGAGTTATTTTATACAATGTTGTTATTtggcgggccgggccgggccgtgccggcccgCGGGCCTGAAGtgcggcccaagcacggcctgcAGCCCGTGCCGTGCCAGCCCGGGCCCAATGACCTTCGGGCCGGGCCAGGCTAGGGCCGGGCCAAAATGACGGGCTTCGGGCCGTGCTCACGGGCTCAGGCTGCATGCCCAGGTatacttataagacaagcgaacccCAGTTTGAGTTGCTCTGAGATGAACCGGTTCTTGAGCCATTGATGATGGTTTtttatactccctctatcccaaattataagtcattccaagaatcttgaagagtcaaaatatctcaagtttgaccaaatttatatggtaggataataacatttatgatatcaactaagtatcattgaattctttattaattatatttttataatatatctatttaatgccacaaaactttgtaatttttttttataattttggttaaacttaagatactttgactctccaagattgtcAGAATAACTTAGGCTCATCACTGTTTGCGCTCCTAGGCGATTGCCTAGCGTTGTTTTCGAGGTAGTTACAACAGTTAGACTGTTCAATTTGACAACTACTAGGATTGTAGTTGTAGCCTGCAGTAGTTTTTCTCTATCGTTTACAGTGGGTATGATATGATGATATGGTGAGTAAATATGTGTGCGACAATTTAACAAAGATGTGGACTGagtaagggccttgtttagtccgaaaagatttcggatttcggtaccgtagtacttttatttgtttgtgacaaatattatccaattatggactaactaggatcaaaagattcgtctcgcgatttacagctaaactgtgtaattagtttttactttcgtctatatttaatgcttcatgcatgtgccgcaagattcgatctgacggagaatcttgaaaactttttgctttttgggtgaactaaacaaggccattgtTAAATCTAGGTAAAAGACAAATTATTTGTTTGGCGTATAAGAATTATAAAAGCTAGAATTCCTAATCCCAGCACCCGACGTTGGACGTGGACCCGCCACATGTCACCGCGAGTACGTGATGGCCAGCGCCTGTCGGTGCCGTCCGATCCAGCGTGCTCTTGCGTGCGCCACGGGCAACTCTTGCTTCCCCCCATCCCATGCTCCACCGTGTGGGCTCCAAATGCAAACGCCTTGGAGGCCTAATCAGGCAATCATGTTCGAGGTCGGCCATGCCTCCGCACAGATGGACAAGCACCATTCCACAACGCTTTTCTTTTACCTTTTCCTTTTATTAggctgaaaatttttgcaaaatgctattgtagcactttcgtttatatttaataattattgtctaatcatttaaactaactagactcaaaaattttgtttcacaaattacatacaaactatataattagttattttttatttatatttaatattttatgtatatgctacaagatttgatgtgacggagaatcttaaacattttgcaaaatatttcgagaagtaaacaaggcctactcaGGCTTTGTAAACAGAATACACAGTAACAAAGAGGAGACAGAATGGATCAAACAGCAACCAAATCTATCTTGCAATCATTTCATCTATCTACACTTTATATAAACGTAAATTTAGGCTCACCCGTTCTTGCTTAAAGCACGACCAAATACTAACGAGTTCTTTGCACATGTAAAATTACTTGACATTTAACATCACACCCTCATAATTTGATCAGCTAATGTGTAAAAAAACACACACTAAAGAGTTCTTTGCACATGAACAGGTGAGCACAATTGGTAGAAAGACAGTGTCCAGGGAGCTCTGAATCAAGAAGAGGAGAGAAGAAACAGAAGCTAGATATGTGTTGAACTCAATCACGCCGTGCAAAAACAGGGCTAGGCGTGCATCGTCGCTGTCTTCTTGAAGTCGATCTTGTCCACCTTCACCTCGCCGTCAATCAGCTCGTAGACGTACACCACCACGCGGAGCCCGTCGATGTCCATCAGCACGAAGCTTGGGTTCACGTCGTACGTGATGCTGCTGTAGGCGCCCGTAGCAGAGCCAGGGTTGATCACCACACCTCCCTCGTGCTTATATGCCTTGAACTGGTGGGTGTGCCCAGTCACCAGGATGTCCACATCCAGCTGCCGCTGGAGCATCGCCagggagtccaggtcgcccCACGGAACAACCTGATGTTGGGTTCATGCATAGATTTAGTGAAAAACATGTTTAACAGAAAATATATGTTAGATAGTCAGTCTCAATGACCACATGCACAAATTTGATATTTGACATTGTGGCAGAGCTGGTCTACTGGAATTCAAGAGCCACACTGTGCGCAAACAATGCGCTCACAATCAGCTATTGCCTATTAATCATGTTTACTGAAGCCATATCGTTATGAATGGTGAAGTACagagtgaaaaaaaaaatcgagaGCAGTTTTCATAAATTGTGTGGATGAAGATGCAGAACATGGTGCATGCACTGGCAGATACAATGAACCAACATCGTGCATGGCTCTCCAGAAGTGAAGTTCAAGACACCCAGCATGGGCTTTGTGGTGTGGCCAGGCTTGATGTCCCCAAGGAGGGAGTATCAAATCACTTTATGGATATGGTCTATGGAAATGGATCACTCTCTCTGGCTCCTATTAGAAACTATCACTTGTTTCAACtttagaaggaaaaaaaaatctgtTCTTCCAATAAAACTATAGACCATTAGAAAACGCATTAAATGCTCCTATATTGAAACACCACAGCAAAAGTTTTCAAGGCCACTTTATAGAGCTCTGCAGAGGTGTTCTTCACTGCAAAAGTTGAACCAGTGGACAGGAGACATATCTGGTTCCACTTTATAGAGCTCTGCATTTTCAAGACCAATAAGACAGTTGACCTAATGAATGGCACCGAAGACTGTGACAAAGGGTTtgattttttatgatttttggtaGTTATTAAGCACATTATTTAGTAACTTTATGACTAAAAGTCACCTAACTGGAAGAATTGAGAAACATATTGCCAGATTTGTTAATTTAATTCTCCTGGATAAGAACTAAGAATTGCGCAAATGATTAAACTTTTATGGTCAAGTTTCGAGATgataaaat is a window encoding:
- the LOC8078367 gene encoding vacuolar protein sorting-associated protein 29; its protein translation is MVLVLALGDLHIPHRAPDLPAKFKSMLVPGKIQHIICTGNLCIKEVHDYLKSLCPDLHITRGEYDEDARYPETKTLTIGQFKLGLCHGHQVVPWGDLDSLAMLQRQLDVDILVTGHTHQFKAYKHEGGVVINPGSATGAYSSITYDVNPSFVLMDIDGLRVVVYVYELIDGEVKVDKIDFKKTATMHA